A region from the Pseudomonas sp. Teo4 genome encodes:
- the msrP gene encoding protein-methionine-sulfoxide reductase catalytic subunit MsrP → MLIKLPRSSECKASEITPEGIYLSRRTLLGGSLAGLALSALPSGAAAIEVSRYADVQAGAAPAWFADKLAATRWQAVTVKDEAITPFKDATHYNNFYEFGPDKGDPAANGDSLKTEPWSVVVDGEVGKPGRYALEDFVKPYQLEERIYRLRCVEAWSMVIPWLGFPLAQVLKQVEPTSKARYVRFETLKDPEHMPGQRSGFALIDWPYREGLRLDEAMHPLAILAVGMYGRELPNQNGAPLRLVVPWKYGFKSIKSIVRISLVAEQPQTTWEGLAPDEYGFYANVNPTVDHPRWSQARERRLPSGLFSPNVRETQMFNGYADEVASLYAGLDLRKNY, encoded by the coding sequence ATGCTCATCAAGCTTCCCAGGTCTTCCGAGTGCAAGGCGTCGGAGATCACCCCAGAAGGTATCTACCTTTCCCGTCGTACTCTGCTCGGGGGTTCCCTTGCAGGTCTTGCCCTGAGTGCGCTCCCGAGTGGAGCGGCGGCAATTGAAGTCTCCCGATACGCCGATGTGCAGGCCGGTGCTGCGCCAGCATGGTTCGCCGACAAGCTTGCAGCCACGCGCTGGCAGGCAGTTACGGTGAAGGATGAGGCGATCACGCCGTTCAAGGATGCCACCCATTACAACAACTTCTATGAGTTCGGGCCTGACAAAGGTGACCCGGCAGCCAACGGCGATAGCCTGAAGACCGAACCCTGGTCGGTGGTGGTCGATGGCGAGGTGGGCAAGCCGGGGCGCTATGCGCTGGAAGACTTCGTCAAACCCTATCAGCTTGAGGAACGTATCTACCGGCTGCGCTGCGTCGAGGCCTGGTCGATGGTCATTCCCTGGTTAGGCTTTCCTCTGGCGCAGGTGCTCAAGCAGGTCGAGCCGACTTCGAAGGCTCGCTATGTACGCTTCGAGACCTTGAAGGACCCAGAGCATATGCCGGGGCAGCGTTCGGGCTTCGCCTTGATCGACTGGCCCTACAGGGAAGGGCTACGCCTGGATGAAGCGATGCATCCGTTGGCTATCCTGGCGGTAGGCATGTATGGCCGGGAGCTGCCGAACCAGAATGGCGCGCCATTGCGGTTGGTGGTGCCGTGGAAGTATGGGTTCAAGAGCATCAAGTCGATCGTGCGCATCAGCCTGGTGGCGGAGCAGCCGCAGACCACGTGGGAAGGGCTGGCACCGGATGAGTATGGTTTCTATGCCAATGTGAATCCGACGGTCGACCATCCGCGCTGGAGTCAGGCGCGTGAGCGACGGCTGCCCAGCGGTTTGTTCAGTCCCAATGTGCGGGAGACACAGATGTTCAATGGCTATGCTGATGAGGTGGCGTCGCTGTATGCCGGACTCGATCTGCGGAAGAACTATTGA
- the pssA gene encoding CDP-diacylglycerol--serine O-phosphatidyltransferase: MSERPEEPNKPSDAESLLPVDEHVEEGHDAEGRKVRHRGIYLLPNLFTTANLFAGFYSIISSMSAQSALSAGDPREASKYFAFAAIAIFVAMVLDGLDGRVARMTNTQSAFGAEYDSLSDMVAFGVAPALLAFGWALGDMGKVGWMVAFIYVAGAALRLARFNTQVGTADKRYFIGLASPAAAGVVAGTVWAFSDYGIQGSKLSFLVALLVAAAGMLMVSNIKYNSFKELDLKGRVPFVAILAVVLVFAVVFSDPPRILLLIFLAYAASGPIQFLLRRRKS; encoded by the coding sequence ATGAGCGAACGTCCCGAAGAGCCGAACAAGCCCTCCGACGCCGAAAGCCTGCTACCTGTCGATGAGCACGTTGAAGAAGGGCATGACGCCGAAGGGCGCAAGGTGCGTCATCGCGGCATCTATCTGCTGCCCAACCTGTTTACCACTGCCAACCTGTTCGCCGGTTTCTATTCCATCATCAGCTCGATGAGCGCGCAGAGCGCCCTGAGTGCCGGTGACCCGCGTGAGGCGAGCAAGTACTTTGCCTTTGCCGCCATCGCCATCTTCGTTGCCATGGTGCTCGATGGCCTCGACGGCCGAGTGGCGCGCATGACCAATACCCAGAGTGCCTTCGGTGCCGAGTACGACTCGTTGTCGGACATGGTTGCCTTTGGCGTGGCACCAGCGCTGTTGGCGTTCGGCTGGGCACTGGGTGACATGGGCAAGGTCGGCTGGATGGTCGCCTTCATCTATGTGGCTGGCGCGGCACTTCGACTGGCGCGCTTCAATACCCAGGTCGGTACTGCCGACAAGCGCTACTTCATCGGCTTGGCCAGCCCAGCTGCCGCTGGTGTGGTCGCCGGTACTGTGTGGGCCTTCAGCGACTACGGTATCCAAGGCTCGAAGCTGTCATTCCTGGTGGCGCTGCTGGTGGCCGCCGCGGGCATGCTGATGGTCAGCAACATCAAGTACAACAGCTTCAAGGAGCTGGACCTCAAGGGGCGCGTGCCGTTCGTCGCGATCCTGGCGGTGGTGTTGGTGTTTGCCGTCGTGTTCAGCGACCCGCCACGCATCCTGCTGCTGATCTTCCTTGCCTATGCGGCTTCGGGACCCATCCAGTTCTTGCTGCGCCGTCGTAAATCCTGA
- the ilvC gene encoding ketol-acid reductoisomerase, whose product MKVFYDKDCDLSIIQGKKVAIIGYGSQGHAQACNLKDSGVDVTVGLRKGSATVAKAEAHGLKVADVATAVAAADLVMILTPDEFQGALYKNEIEPNIKKGATLAFSHGFSIHYNQVVPRADLDVIMIAPKAPGHTVRSEFVKGGGIPDLIAIYQDASGNAKNVALSYASGVGGGRTGIIETTFKDETETDLFGEQAVLCGGTVELVKAGFETLVEAGYAPEMAYFECLHELKLIVDLMYEGGIANMNYSISNNAEYGEYVTGPEVINEESRKAMRNALKRIQDGEYAKMFISEGATNYPSMTAKRRNNAAHGIEIIGEQLRSMMPWISANKIVDKTKN is encoded by the coding sequence TCATCGGTTACGGCTCCCAGGGCCACGCTCAGGCGTGCAACCTGAAGGACTCCGGTGTAGACGTTACCGTCGGTCTGCGTAAAGGCTCGGCTACCGTTGCCAAGGCAGAAGCCCACGGCCTGAAAGTTGCCGACGTTGCTACCGCCGTCGCTGCTGCCGACCTGGTCATGATCCTGACCCCGGACGAGTTCCAGGGCGCTCTGTACAAGAACGAAATCGAGCCGAACATCAAGAAGGGCGCCACCCTGGCCTTCTCCCACGGCTTCTCGATCCACTACAACCAAGTCGTTCCTCGCGCCGACCTGGACGTGATCATGATCGCGCCGAAGGCCCCGGGCCACACCGTTCGCTCCGAGTTCGTCAAAGGCGGCGGTATCCCTGACCTGATCGCTATCTACCAGGACGCCTCGGGCAACGCCAAGAACGTCGCTCTGTCCTACGCTTCGGGCGTTGGCGGCGGCCGTACCGGCATCATCGAAACCACCTTCAAGGACGAGACCGAAACCGACCTGTTCGGTGAGCAGGCTGTTCTGTGCGGCGGTACCGTCGAGTTGGTCAAAGCCGGTTTCGAAACCCTGGTCGAAGCTGGCTACGCGCCGGAAATGGCCTACTTCGAGTGCTTGCACGAGCTGAAGCTGATCGTTGACCTCATGTACGAAGGCGGTATCGCCAACATGAACTACTCGATCTCCAACAACGCCGAGTACGGTGAGTACGTCACCGGCCCAGAAGTCATCAACGAAGAATCCCGCAAGGCCATGCGCAACGCTCTGAAGCGCATCCAGGACGGCGAATACGCGAAGATGTTCATCTCCGAAGGCGCTACCAACTACCCATCGATGACCGCCAAGCGTCGTAACAACGCTGCCCACGGCATCGAAATCATCGGTGAGCAACTGCGCTCGATGATGCCTTGGATCTCGGCTAACAAGATCGTCGACAAGACCAAGAACTAA
- the recC gene encoding exodeoxyribonuclease V subunit gamma — MANSTPLHPGFMIVHGNRLDDLRSLVVSWMRRYPLAPLENEIALVQSNGIAQWLKLALAEDPQDDDQGGCGIAAAIDVQLPGSFMWQLYRRVLGREEIPEVSLLDKAPLTWRLMRLLPALIERPHFEPLRRFLTDDSDLRKRYQLAERLADLFDQYQVYRADWLKDWAAGEHVLNSARGERKPLAPGNRWQAELWRALLEDVGEQGMAQSRAGVHQRFIERIKQLEQAPAGLPSRVIVFGISSLPAQALEALAGLARFSQVLLCVHNPCRHHWADIVADKDLLRHQYKRQQRKQGMPLQLDDESMHQHAHPLLAAWGKQGRDYINLLDSYDDPGSYQGVFSDGRIDLFSDGEPTTLLNQLQDDILELRPLAETRELWPPVDTSKDRSVRFHVAHSPQREVEILHDQLLARFSADPTLRPRDIIVMLPAIDTYAPHIRAVFGQLQRNDPRYIPYTLTDQGQRGRDPLLIALEYLLKLPDSRFAVSEVLDLLDVPAVRARFGIRESDLPTLHRWIEGAGIRWGLSAHQRASLGLPEGLEQNSWRFGLRRMLLGYAVGVGESCDGIEPYDEIGGLDAALIGPLVALLDALDVACEALRQPATATQWGERLHALLQVFFLPEGDHDEFLLMQLQELRDSWLEVCETVGLQDLLPLTVVREAWLSGLDQGKLSQRFLAGSVNFCTLMPMRAIPFRVVCLLGMNDGDYPRAQPPLDFDLMASDYRPGDRSRREDDRYLLLEALLSARDQLYVSWVGRSIRDNSERPASVLIGQLRDHLAAGWRPLGAQDGEQQEPGQQLLHALTQEHPLQPFSPRYFQKGSALFSYAHEWQVLHQATEQVSHSAGLAPYVNDEALTLMQLQDFLRHPVRHFFSQRLKVFFEALEAPTPDEEPFVLDTLQRYGASESLLGAALADPDHAEQALQAQARRLQACGMLPLAGFGELLQAELVQPLPDLLQRHRQLLQRWPTVVEGALPIHFEQGNHRLEGWLGRVYQADDQSLLSVTTVPNTISAGRNNFKWHRLTASWVMHLAACAAGYPLNSAVVASDLTLLLPPLPQADAGKLLGHLLVSRQAAMNAPLPVAAKTAFAWLAQEDPDKALAAAERAYEGDGRTTFGERSESLALSRQFRDFAALMADETFEGWCQTLYQPLFTAPWQTLGNPESGV, encoded by the coding sequence ATGGCCAACAGCACCCCACTTCATCCAGGCTTCATGATCGTCCATGGCAATCGGTTGGACGACTTGCGCAGTTTGGTGGTGAGCTGGATGCGGCGCTACCCGCTGGCGCCACTGGAAAACGAGATCGCCCTCGTACAGAGCAACGGCATCGCACAGTGGCTCAAGCTGGCCCTGGCCGAGGACCCACAGGATGATGATCAGGGAGGCTGTGGTATCGCGGCCGCCATTGACGTTCAACTGCCAGGTAGTTTCATGTGGCAGTTGTACCGACGCGTACTGGGACGCGAGGAAATCCCCGAGGTGTCCCTGCTCGACAAGGCTCCTCTGACTTGGCGCCTGATGCGCCTGCTTCCCGCTTTGATCGAACGCCCGCACTTCGAACCGCTGCGGCGCTTCCTCACCGACGACAGCGATTTGCGCAAGCGCTACCAGCTGGCTGAACGCCTTGCCGACCTGTTTGACCAATACCAGGTCTACCGCGCCGACTGGCTGAAGGACTGGGCCGCCGGTGAACATGTGCTCAACAGTGCTCGGGGCGAACGCAAGCCGCTGGCCCCCGGCAATCGTTGGCAAGCCGAGTTGTGGCGGGCCTTGCTGGAAGATGTCGGCGAGCAAGGTATGGCCCAGAGCCGCGCCGGCGTGCACCAGCGTTTCATCGAGCGCATCAAGCAACTGGAGCAAGCCCCGGCAGGCTTGCCGTCGCGGGTGATCGTGTTCGGTATCTCGTCGTTGCCCGCCCAGGCACTCGAGGCATTGGCTGGCTTGGCTCGATTCAGCCAGGTCTTGCTGTGCGTGCACAACCCTTGCCGCCACCATTGGGCCGATATCGTCGCCGACAAGGACCTGCTGCGCCACCAGTACAAGCGTCAGCAGCGCAAGCAGGGCATGCCCCTGCAACTGGATGACGAATCGATGCATCAGCATGCCCACCCGTTGCTAGCCGCATGGGGCAAGCAAGGGCGTGATTACATCAACCTGCTCGACAGCTACGACGATCCAGGTAGCTACCAGGGCGTGTTCAGCGATGGCCGTATCGACCTGTTCAGCGACGGCGAGCCGACCACGCTGCTCAACCAGTTGCAGGACGATATTCTTGAGCTTCGCCCCCTGGCTGAAACCCGTGAACTATGGCCGCCGGTCGATACCAGCAAGGATCGCTCGGTGCGCTTTCACGTGGCCCATAGCCCGCAGCGTGAAGTCGAAATCCTCCACGATCAGTTGCTCGCCCGGTTCAGCGCCGACCCCACCCTGAGACCGCGTGACATCATCGTCATGCTCCCGGCAATCGACACTTACGCCCCGCATATCCGCGCCGTGTTCGGCCAACTGCAGCGTAACGATCCCCGCTACATTCCCTACACCCTGACCGACCAGGGCCAGCGTGGCCGCGACCCATTGCTGATTGCCCTCGAATACCTGCTCAAGCTCCCCGACAGCCGTTTCGCCGTCAGTGAAGTACTCGACCTGCTGGATGTCCCCGCCGTACGCGCCCGTTTTGGCATCCGTGAAAGTGACCTGCCTACGCTGCATCGCTGGATTGAAGGGGCCGGCATCCGCTGGGGGCTCAGTGCCCACCAACGGGCATCGCTCGGGCTGCCTGAAGGCCTTGAGCAGAACAGCTGGCGATTTGGTCTGCGGCGCATGCTGCTGGGCTATGCGGTCGGTGTGGGCGAAAGCTGTGATGGTATCGAGCCCTATGATGAAATCGGCGGCTTGGATGCGGCGTTGATCGGACCGTTGGTGGCGCTGCTGGACGCCTTGGATGTGGCCTGTGAAGCCCTGCGTCAGCCGGCCACCGCCACACAGTGGGGAGAGCGTCTGCATGCACTCTTGCAGGTGTTCTTCCTGCCCGAGGGTGATCACGATGAGTTCCTCCTGATGCAATTGCAGGAACTGCGCGATAGCTGGTTGGAAGTGTGCGAAACCGTGGGTTTGCAGGACTTGCTGCCACTTACCGTGGTGCGCGAGGCCTGGCTGTCCGGACTCGACCAGGGCAAGCTGTCCCAGCGTTTCCTCGCTGGCTCGGTGAACTTCTGCACCCTGATGCCGATGCGCGCCATTCCCTTCCGTGTGGTCTGCTTGCTGGGCATGAACGATGGTGATTACCCGCGAGCCCAGCCGCCGCTGGACTTCGACCTGATGGCCAGCGACTACCGCCCCGGCGACCGCTCGCGTCGCGAAGACGACCGCTATTTGTTGCTTGAAGCCCTGCTGTCGGCACGTGACCAACTGTATGTCAGCTGGGTTGGACGCAGCATTCGCGACAACAGCGAGCGGCCAGCCTCTGTGCTGATCGGCCAGTTGCGTGATCACCTGGCTGCCGGTTGGCGGCCGCTCGGTGCCCAGGACGGCGAACAGCAGGAGCCTGGCCAGCAACTGCTGCATGCCCTGACCCAGGAGCATCCGCTACAGCCCTTCAGCCCGCGTTATTTCCAGAAGGGCAGCGCATTGTTCAGCTACGCACACGAGTGGCAGGTACTGCACCAGGCAACTGAGCAGGTGTCGCACAGCGCGGGCCTGGCGCCCTACGTCAACGATGAAGCCCTGACCCTGATGCAACTGCAGGACTTTCTGCGTCACCCGGTCCGGCATTTCTTCAGTCAGCGGCTGAAAGTATTTTTCGAGGCGTTGGAAGCGCCAACCCCCGATGAGGAACCGTTCGTCCTCGATACCCTGCAGCGTTACGGCGCCAGCGAGAGCTTGCTGGGCGCCGCCTTGGCCGACCCCGACCATGCAGAGCAGGCCTTGCAGGCCCAGGCCCGCCGCCTGCAGGCCTGCGGGATGTTGCCTCTGGCGGGCTTCGGCGAGCTGCTTCAGGCCGAACTGGTCCAGCCCTTGCCCGACCTGCTGCAGCGTCACCGGCAATTGCTGCAACGTTGGCCAACCGTGGTCGAGGGTGCGCTGCCGATTCATTTCGAGCAGGGTAATCACCGCCTCGAGGGTTGGCTGGGGCGTGTCTACCAGGCGGATGACCAGAGTCTGCTGAGCGTCACCACGGTGCCCAATACCATCAGCGCCGGGCGCAACAACTTCAAATGGCACCGCCTCACGGCAAGCTGGGTGATGCATCTGGCGGCCTGCGCTGCGGGCTATCCGCTCAACAGCGCGGTGGTGGCCAGCGACTTGACCCTGCTGCTTCCCCCTCTGCCACAGGCGGATGCCGGCAAACTGCTCGGTCACCTGCTGGTGTCGCGCCAGGCCGCGATGAACGCACCGCTGCCGGTAGCGGCCAAGACAGCCTTTGCCTGGCTCGCCCAGGAAGACCCGGACAAAGCCCTGGCCGCCGCTGAGCGGGCCTATGAGGGCGATGGCCGAACCACCTTTGGCGAACGCAGCGAAAGTCTCGCCCTGTCCCGCCAGTTCCGCGACTTTGCCGCGCTCATGGCAGACGAAACCTTTGAAGGCTGGTGCCAGACCCTGTACCAACCGTTATTTACCGCACCCTGGCAAACCCTGGGTAACCCGGAGAGTGGCGTATGA
- the recB gene encoding exodeoxyribonuclease V subunit beta, producing the protein MTQVRPLALSFPLHGSQLIEASAGTGKTFTISALYLRLILGHGGEQGFGRELLPPQILVVTFTDAATKELRERIRARLAEAARFFRGELAAADPLLQQLRGDYPEHDWPRCASRLEIAVQWMDEAAVSTIHGWCQRMLREHAFDSGSLFTQSLETDHSDLLGQVMRDYWRRFCYGMQGEALAWVRNHWGSPAALLPRIRPLFGRVAADQDPPEPHVLIEAALQQRNEQLHLLKAPWAQWADELQQICQDAVTAKQVDGRKLQARYFIPWFDKLRAWASDDQLVELDLGTGFTRLTPDGMAEIWKTGEPPEHPGLDAMQSLEQQLQALPSPDARLLEHAAAWVSARFEVEKRRRAEMGFDDMLVRLQHALTSEAGERLAGLIREQFPVALIDEFQDTDPVQYGIFESIYRITENRPETGLFMIGDPKQAIYAFRGADIHTYLTARRATAGRLHSLDTNYRSSQAMVAAVNQVFLQAENRVEGRGAFLFREEHDNPLPFIEVKAKGRSEQLLIDGQTSTALQCWRLESDEPISSTLYRQQLAASCASHIVALLNGGQQGTTGFSNGEGELRPCLPSDIAILVRDGNEAQLIRSELAARSVRSVYLSDKDSVFAAQEAHDLLAWLKACAEPDSERLLKAALASLTLDLPLARLDQLNQDERVWEDWVMRFRHYRELWQRQGVLPMLRHLLHEFELPRILIGRTDGERVLTNLLHLAELLQQAAGELDGEQALIRHLAEHLSSSGQAGEEQILRLESDEQLVKVVTIHKSKGLEYPLVYLPFICTSKPVDGSRLPLAWHDGQGNAHLTLTPTAEQVVLADDERLAEDLRLLYVALTRAQHACWLGVADLKRGNQKSSQLHRSALGYLLGAGLALPSSGQLADWLQALQSACDQIACTGLPEANDAAYSAPRSERELLPARKPRRTAAEHWWIASYSALRVGEQTLGADSSLAQQLLDDELVDAQLVREVPAEGGDIHRFPRGPNPGTFLHGLLEWAGREGFAEVSGNPKLLERTVGQRCNRRDWTGWIPALSQWLQQLLTEPLPIDRGNATLTLAQLRHYQIEMEFWFASHQVDAEQLDRLVARHTHPGAGRPAAQPTLLNGMFKGFIDLAFELDGRYYVADYKSNWLGADTQAYDAMAMEKAILEHRYDLQYVLYLLALHRQLRARLPDYDYDRHVGGALFIFLRGASSGHGVYFAKPPRELIDALDALFRGAHQPEQQDLFAGVAP; encoded by the coding sequence ATGACCCAGGTTCGTCCACTGGCATTGAGTTTTCCCCTGCATGGCAGCCAACTGATCGAGGCCAGCGCCGGTACGGGCAAGACCTTCACCATTTCTGCGCTGTACCTGCGTCTGATCCTTGGCCATGGCGGCGAGCAAGGTTTCGGTCGTGAGCTGCTGCCGCCGCAGATTCTCGTGGTGACCTTCACCGATGCGGCCACCAAGGAGCTGCGCGAGCGCATCCGTGCCCGCCTGGCCGAAGCCGCACGTTTCTTCCGTGGCGAGTTGGCCGCCGCCGATCCGCTGTTGCAGCAGTTGCGTGGTGACTACCCCGAGCACGACTGGCCGCGCTGCGCCAGCCGCCTGGAAATTGCCGTGCAATGGATGGACGAAGCTGCGGTATCGACCATCCACGGCTGGTGCCAGCGCATGCTCCGTGAGCACGCATTCGACAGCGGCAGCCTGTTCACCCAAAGCCTGGAAACCGACCACAGCGACTTGCTGGGCCAGGTGATGCGCGATTACTGGCGGCGCTTCTGCTACGGCATGCAAGGCGAAGCCCTGGCCTGGGTGCGCAACCACTGGGGCAGCCCCGCCGCGTTGTTGCCCCGCATTCGTCCGCTGTTTGGTCGTGTTGCCGCAGATCAGGACCCACCTGAACCGCACGTGTTGATCGAGGCTGCGCTGCAGCAGCGAAACGAACAGCTGCATCTACTGAAGGCCCCTTGGGCACAATGGGCCGACGAGCTGCAGCAGATCTGCCAGGACGCAGTGACCGCCAAGCAGGTGGACGGCCGCAAACTGCAAGCGCGCTACTTTATTCCGTGGTTCGACAAACTGCGTGCCTGGGCGAGCGATGATCAGCTCGTGGAGCTTGACCTGGGTACTGGTTTCACCCGGCTGACCCCGGACGGCATGGCCGAAATCTGGAAAACCGGCGAGCCCCCTGAGCACCCCGGGCTCGATGCCATGCAGTCGCTGGAGCAGCAATTGCAGGCCTTGCCCAGCCCCGATGCGCGCTTGCTGGAACACGCCGCCGCCTGGGTTTCGGCGCGCTTTGAAGTGGAAAAGCGCCGACGTGCCGAGATGGGCTTCGACGACATGCTCGTGCGTTTGCAGCATGCGCTGACCAGTGAAGCCGGCGAGCGCTTGGCCGGACTGATTCGCGAGCAGTTTCCTGTGGCGCTGATCGACGAGTTCCAGGATACCGACCCGGTGCAGTACGGCATTTTCGAATCCATCTACCGGATTACCGAGAATCGTCCGGAAACCGGCCTGTTCATGATCGGTGACCCCAAGCAGGCGATTTACGCCTTCCGCGGCGCCGACATCCATACCTACCTGACCGCCCGACGTGCCACCGCTGGCCGCCTGCATAGCCTGGATACCAACTACCGGTCCAGCCAGGCGATGGTCGCCGCGGTCAACCAAGTGTTCCTCCAGGCAGAAAACCGGGTCGAAGGCCGAGGGGCGTTCCTGTTCCGCGAAGAGCATGACAACCCTTTACCCTTCATCGAGGTGAAGGCCAAAGGCCGAAGCGAACAGTTGCTGATCGACGGCCAGACCAGCACAGCCTTGCAATGCTGGCGGCTGGAAAGTGACGAGCCCATCTCCAGCACGCTTTATCGCCAACAGCTGGCGGCCAGCTGCGCCAGCCACATCGTGGCCTTGCTCAACGGCGGGCAGCAGGGCACCACCGGGTTCAGCAACGGCGAGGGCGAGCTGCGTCCTTGTCTGCCGTCGGATATCGCCATCCTGGTGCGCGACGGCAATGAAGCGCAGTTGATTCGCAGCGAACTGGCCGCACGCAGCGTGCGGAGCGTGTATCTGTCCGACAAGGACTCGGTGTTCGCCGCCCAGGAAGCCCACGACCTGCTGGCGTGGCTCAAGGCCTGCGCCGAGCCAGACTCTGAACGTCTGCTCAAGGCCGCCTTGGCCAGCCTGACCCTCGACCTGCCGCTGGCCAGGCTGGACCAGCTCAACCAGGACGAGCGGGTCTGGGAAGACTGGGTCATGCGTTTTCGTCATTACCGCGAACTCTGGCAGCGCCAGGGCGTGCTGCCGATGCTGCGCCATTTGCTGCATGAGTTCGAGTTGCCCCGCATCCTGATCGGCCGTACCGATGGCGAGCGTGTGCTGACCAACCTGTTGCACCTGGCCGAACTGTTGCAACAGGCCGCTGGCGAGCTGGATGGCGAGCAGGCACTGATCCGTCACCTCGCCGAGCACCTGAGCAGCTCGGGCCAGGCTGGCGAAGAGCAGATCCTGCGCCTGGAAAGCGATGAGCAACTGGTCAAGGTGGTGACGATCCACAAGTCCAAGGGCCTGGAGTATCCGCTGGTCTACCTGCCGTTCATCTGTACCAGCAAACCGGTGGACGGTTCCCGGCTGCCGCTGGCCTGGCATGACGGCCAGGGCAATGCCCACCTCACCCTTACGCCGACCGCAGAGCAGGTTGTGCTGGCCGACGACGAGCGCCTCGCCGAAGACCTGCGCCTGCTCTATGTTGCCCTCACGCGTGCCCAGCATGCCTGCTGGCTCGGGGTAGCCGACCTCAAGCGCGGCAACCAGAAAAGCTCGCAGCTGCACCGTTCGGCGCTGGGTTACTTGCTCGGCGCAGGGCTGGCGCTTCCGTCCTCGGGGCAGTTGGCGGACTGGTTGCAGGCATTGCAATCGGCTTGCGACCAAATCGCCTGCACCGGTCTTCCTGAAGCGAATGACGCAGCCTACAGCGCACCCCGCAGCGAGCGTGAGCTGCTGCCCGCGCGCAAGCCGCGCCGCACAGCTGCCGAGCACTGGTGGATCGCCTCCTACAGTGCACTGCGCGTTGGCGAACAGACCTTGGGAGCCGACAGTTCCCTGGCCCAGCAACTGCTCGATGACGAACTGGTCGATGCCCAACTGGTGCGTGAAGTGCCGGCCGAAGGTGGCGACATCCACCGCTTCCCCCGTGGGCCAAACCCCGGCACCTTCCTGCATGGTCTGCTCGAATGGGCCGGTCGCGAGGGCTTTGCCGAAGTCAGCGGCAACCCCAAGTTGCTCGAACGCACGGTTGGCCAGCGTTGCAATCGTCGGGACTGGACCGGTTGGATTCCGGCCCTGAGCCAATGGTTGCAGCAACTGTTGACCGAGCCGTTGCCAATCGACCGGGGCAACGCGACCCTGACGCTCGCCCAGCTACGCCACTATCAGATCGAAATGGAGTTCTGGTTCGCCAGCCACCAGGTCGACGCCGAGCAGCTTGACCGCCTGGTAGCGCGTCACACGCACCCCGGCGCGGGCCGCCCGGCGGCTCAGCCGACGCTGCTCAACGGCATGTTCAAAGGCTTCATCGACCTGGCCTTCGAACTCGACGGCCGTTACTACGTGGCGGACTACAAATCCAACTGGCTGGGCGCCGATACCCAGGCCTATGACGCCATGGCCATGGAAAAGGCGATTCTCGAGCATCGCTATGACCTGCAGTACGTGCTTTACCTGCTGGCCCTGCACCGCCAGTTGCGCGCACGTCTGCCTGATTACGATTACGACCGCCATGTCGGCGGCGCATTGTTCATTTTCCTGCGGGGGGCCAGCAGTGGCCACGGCGTGTACTTCGCCAAACCGCCCCGTGAGCTGATCGACGCGCTGGACGCCCTGTTCCGCGGCGCACACCAGCCTGAACAGCAGGACCTGTTTGCCGGAGTCGCGCCATGA
- the msrQ gene encoding protein-methionine-sulfoxide reductase heme-binding subunit MsrQ yields MRYPWLRLAIFIVGSLLPAWWLYEAAMNLLGPDPGKIMMDRLGLGALTFLLVTLSMTPLQKLTGWSGWIVVRRQLGLWCFAYIVLHILCYLFFILGLDWGQFAVELRKRPYIIVGALGFLGLLALAVTSNRYSQRRLGARWKKLHKLVYVILGLGLLHFLWIVRSDLREWAIYAAVGGLLMVLRIPVVARVLPRVVRRAGRVV; encoded by the coding sequence ATGCGTTATCCCTGGTTACGCCTTGCCATCTTTATCGTGGGGAGTCTGCTTCCGGCATGGTGGCTGTATGAGGCCGCGATGAACCTGCTGGGGCCGGACCCTGGCAAGATCATGATGGATCGCCTGGGGCTTGGGGCGCTGACTTTCTTGCTTGTTACCTTGAGCATGACCCCGCTGCAGAAGCTGACAGGCTGGTCCGGCTGGATTGTGGTGCGCCGGCAGCTTGGGCTGTGGTGCTTTGCTTATATAGTGCTGCATATCCTTTGCTATCTGTTCTTCATTTTGGGGCTCGATTGGGGGCAGTTTGCTGTCGAGCTGCGCAAGCGTCCTTACATTATTGTGGGCGCGCTCGGGTTTCTGGGGTTGCTGGCACTGGCGGTCACGTCCAATCGGTATAGCCAGCGTCGGCTGGGCGCGCGCTGGAAGAAGTTGCACAAGCTGGTGTATGTGATTCTTGGCTTGGGGTTGCTGCACTTTCTGTGGATTGTGCGCTCGGATTTGCGGGAGTGGGCGATCTATGCGGCGGTGGGTGGTTTGCTGATGGTGTTGCGGATTCCTGTTGTTGCGCGGGTGCTTCCTCGGGTTGTTCGCAGGGCGGGGAGGGTGGTTTGA